Proteins found in one Aquibium microcysteis genomic segment:
- a CDS encoding DNA cytosine methyltransferase: MNKIDYSSFESAVEAADLPTELVAPSAAAVTEVGVISLFAGIGGFDLAFERVGADILMQCELDKFCQSVLRRHWPKAKLAADITKLDPETMPDADVWTAGFPCQDVSLARGNHGRNGLRGAHTSLFFKLMELVEVKKPKVILLENVVGLLNSHRGCDFAVILNELTSRGYAVAWRVLNARYFGAPQSRSRVFLCAWRGDYISAVGTLFEGIASAKPGPERTGFVTQTKDSRTGAIVPEVAYCVAATSGRHTGNDWSRSYISYADRVRRPTPTESERLQGFPTDWTLPEATFPEPGRGLDSERYHAVGNAVAVPVVTWIAGRIIAGLSTKTKASKLDFAAYVRKAAPDLNRESRLVDFLEVLKGVDAGNYSYRWKSGGCAWGHVVVEGAASPAPVKVIPSRFVDVLDATVPHDRYFLTPNAAAGIVRRADSVGRTLFPPMRKALDKIAATIEKPGVHSPRNEGAKEWPAQLSSA; this comes from the coding sequence ATGAACAAGATTGACTATTCATCGTTTGAGTCGGCGGTCGAAGCGGCTGACCTCCCCACTGAATTAGTGGCGCCGTCAGCCGCGGCGGTGACAGAGGTTGGGGTAATTTCGCTGTTTGCCGGCATTGGTGGATTCGATCTTGCCTTTGAGCGAGTCGGCGCTGACATTCTCATGCAATGCGAGCTGGACAAGTTCTGCCAGTCCGTCCTTCGCCGTCATTGGCCTAAGGCTAAGCTCGCAGCCGACATCACCAAGCTCGATCCGGAGACTATGCCTGACGCGGACGTGTGGACCGCCGGCTTCCCCTGCCAGGATGTCTCGCTCGCTCGCGGTAATCACGGACGCAACGGTCTCAGGGGCGCCCACACGTCCTTGTTCTTCAAGCTGATGGAACTGGTAGAGGTCAAGAAACCCAAGGTCATCTTGCTAGAGAACGTCGTCGGACTGCTCAATTCGCACAGGGGTTGCGACTTCGCCGTCATCCTGAATGAGCTGACCAGCCGAGGCTATGCCGTCGCGTGGCGCGTTCTCAATGCTCGTTACTTTGGGGCTCCGCAGTCGAGGTCGCGCGTATTCCTATGCGCTTGGCGCGGCGACTACATTAGTGCGGTCGGCACGCTTTTCGAGGGAATTGCGAGCGCGAAGCCCGGTCCGGAGCGTACCGGCTTTGTCACCCAAACGAAAGACAGTCGCACTGGCGCCATCGTGCCGGAAGTCGCCTATTGCGTCGCCGCCACCAGCGGACGTCACACAGGTAACGACTGGAGCCGGTCATACATATCCTATGCCGACCGGGTGCGGCGTCCCACGCCAACCGAGAGCGAACGCCTGCAAGGCTTCCCCACGGACTGGACGCTTCCCGAGGCTACCTTCCCGGAACCGGGTCGCGGATTGGATTCGGAGCGGTATCATGCCGTGGGCAACGCCGTTGCCGTGCCAGTGGTAACCTGGATCGCCGGTCGGATCATCGCCGGCCTCAGTACCAAGACGAAGGCATCGAAGCTCGACTTCGCCGCCTACGTCCGCAAGGCTGCGCCCGACCTGAATCGCGAGAGCCGGCTTGTCGATTTTCTTGAGGTGCTCAAGGGCGTCGACGCTGGTAACTATTCCTATCGGTGGAAGAGCGGCGGCTGCGCCTGGGGCCATGTCGTGGTTGAGGGCGCTGCATCGCCGGCGCCGGTAAAGGTCATTCCCTCGCGCTTCGTCGACGTCCTCGACGCGACCGTGCCGCACGACCGTTATTTCCTGACGCCGAACGCTGCCGCAGGCATCGTTCGTCGGGCCGACTCAGTTGGCCGTACCCTGTTTCCGCCTATGCGAAAGGCATTGGACAAGATTGCCGCGACCATCGAAAAGCCTGGCGTTCACAGCCCCCGCAACGAAGGTGCCAAGGAATGGCCAGCCCAGCTTTCGTCCGCCTAG
- a CDS encoding McrB family protein, whose protein sequence is MASPAFVRLGPSSAALSQQLDEADAGPYLDEVEFTCAQVPQQFGSGSPIWLWLGSNNNKGVPTDWAQGIRGYGICRSNERVEGSKEYEIVIGDVFLLPRSVSKMELLQASPETYARELAEAAIIGLNNYSSQVVQILSDNEFAVIGAMIGDMMPEVSEELRKRIPGSSGIKLIARPEDDGGSAAASAEAEEPELPPYETDLPEEDPILREVRHLIEDDNWGGVLLQGAPATGKSWYARQIAIKMTGGDRRRMREVQFHPSYQYEDFVEGYVPKGSTGFTLRDKHLLEMVEVANSTDGPVVLVIDEFSRTDPARVLGETMTYMEGSLRGVEFRLPSGRRISIPKNLVFLATMNPDDRSVDEIDDAMERRWAKIHLKPDVDKLRTFLEGNGVSGQMLGAVIEFFLALQEHVEIGHAFFRTVKDQASLVRLWERQLQYVVKKRFRFDADAQGEIGVLWARCISQAIGDTEPAAPVDGA, encoded by the coding sequence ATGGCCAGCCCAGCTTTCGTCCGCCTAGGTCCATCCAGCGCTGCCCTATCGCAACAACTGGACGAAGCTGACGCCGGTCCGTACCTGGACGAGGTGGAGTTCACTTGTGCGCAGGTCCCACAACAGTTCGGTTCTGGATCGCCGATATGGCTCTGGCTGGGCAGCAACAACAACAAGGGCGTGCCAACCGACTGGGCCCAGGGCATCCGTGGCTATGGGATCTGTAGGAGCAACGAGCGGGTCGAAGGCAGTAAGGAGTATGAGATCGTTATAGGCGACGTTTTTTTGCTGCCCCGATCGGTCTCGAAGATGGAGCTGCTTCAGGCATCGCCCGAAACATATGCCCGGGAACTCGCGGAGGCGGCGATCATCGGGCTCAACAACTACTCGTCGCAGGTCGTGCAGATCCTGAGCGACAATGAGTTCGCGGTCATCGGCGCCATGATCGGCGATATGATGCCGGAAGTGAGCGAGGAGCTTCGCAAGCGCATTCCCGGATCGTCCGGCATCAAGCTCATCGCCCGCCCTGAGGACGACGGCGGCTCGGCCGCCGCTTCGGCGGAAGCGGAAGAACCGGAGCTTCCGCCATATGAGACCGACCTGCCGGAAGAGGATCCGATCCTTCGCGAGGTGCGTCATCTGATCGAGGATGACAACTGGGGGGGCGTGCTGCTCCAAGGTGCACCTGCCACGGGCAAGAGCTGGTACGCACGCCAGATAGCCATCAAGATGACCGGTGGCGACCGGCGCCGCATGCGGGAGGTCCAGTTCCATCCGAGCTACCAGTATGAGGACTTCGTTGAGGGCTATGTGCCCAAGGGGTCAACCGGCTTCACGCTGCGAGACAAGCACTTGCTTGAGATGGTCGAGGTGGCGAACAGCACTGACGGACCTGTCGTGCTGGTGATCGACGAATTCAGCCGGACGGATCCGGCACGCGTCCTAGGCGAAACCATGACGTATATGGAAGGCTCGCTGCGAGGGGTGGAGTTCCGTCTGCCATCCGGACGTCGGATCAGCATCCCGAAGAACCTGGTGTTCCTCGCGACCATGAACCCGGACGACCGCTCTGTGGACGAGATCGACGACGCCATGGAACGGCGCTGGGCGAAGATCCATCTAAAGCCCGACGTCGACAAGCTTCGGACCTTCCTCGAAGGCAACGGCGTGTCTGGCCAGATGCTCGGCGCCGTCATCGAGTTCTTCTTGGCATTGCAGGAGCACGTCGAGATTGGACATGCCTTCTTCCGGACGGTGAAGGATCAGGCTTCATTGGTGCGCCTTTGGGAGCGTCAGCTGCAGTACGTCGTGAAAAAGCGGTTCCGGTTCGATGCCGACGCGCAGGGGGAGATCGGCGTGCTGTGGGCACGGTGTATCTCGCAAGCGATAGGAGATACTGAGCCGGCAGCACCCGTCGATGGCGCCTGA
- a CDS encoding McrC family protein gives MAAAAVVASKTKREGRRIISLASRSSVELPITDLLVNGKLDIFPHVEEKGLLFLQFRRNMLNLAAGPYIGLIPLTPTVSVDVRPKLPIGNFAKVIDAARGSLSSITGVDRLYLSNDLASNSVLEFLAVNLLHALRPVAENGLLKDYIRTSEMTSSPRGRIDLTGTMVHAWVRGQKHKVQAQRFEQTPNVPVNRVLKSALRMLLSGLKSSGANSRQLNSAVNRAYFEMPSGIDEMRPTDFEQAKHLLLSRLLPVSRMYYIRALEIALLIVSNRGISLQDKGEDVMLDTFIVNFETMFEDYLRRVLELRADPALLRVRDGNAEGKKPLFDDRRDPPAQPDIVISSITTGKKLIAEVKYKEKPNRDDYNQAITYAVTYRTDRAILVHQNKAGAATGLRHIGTMNGIVLDAYAFDLSHADLEAEEQAFADVLLGAVV, from the coding sequence ATGGCAGCGGCCGCCGTCGTCGCTTCCAAGACAAAGCGCGAAGGGCGCAGGATCATATCCTTGGCATCTCGGTCATCGGTCGAACTGCCCATCACCGACCTGCTTGTCAACGGCAAGCTCGACATCTTCCCGCACGTCGAAGAAAAGGGCCTGCTGTTCCTACAGTTCAGGCGGAACATGCTGAACTTGGCCGCAGGACCATATATCGGCTTGATCCCTCTTACCCCGACCGTCTCGGTAGACGTGCGCCCGAAGCTCCCGATCGGCAACTTCGCTAAGGTGATTGATGCTGCCCGTGGCTCGCTGAGCTCCATCACCGGCGTCGACCGCCTTTACCTGTCCAACGATCTGGCCAGCAACAGCGTCCTTGAGTTCCTCGCGGTCAACCTGCTGCATGCGCTTCGGCCCGTGGCCGAAAACGGCCTGCTGAAGGACTACATCCGAACATCGGAAATGACGAGCAGCCCCCGCGGGCGCATTGATCTCACCGGCACAATGGTTCACGCTTGGGTCCGCGGGCAGAAGCACAAGGTGCAGGCGCAGCGTTTCGAACAGACCCCGAACGTGCCTGTGAACCGTGTGCTTAAGTCGGCGCTGCGGATGCTGCTGTCGGGCCTTAAGAGCAGCGGGGCGAACAGTCGCCAACTGAACTCCGCCGTCAACCGCGCCTACTTCGAAATGCCAAGCGGCATCGATGAGATGCGGCCCACCGACTTTGAGCAGGCAAAGCATCTGTTGCTGTCGCGGCTGCTGCCGGTGTCCCGGATGTATTACATCCGGGCGCTGGAAATCGCGCTGCTGATCGTTTCGAACCGTGGCATCTCGCTACAGGATAAGGGTGAAGACGTGATGCTCGACACCTTCATCGTCAACTTCGAGACGATGTTCGAGGACTACCTGCGGCGAGTGCTGGAGCTTCGGGCCGATCCCGCGTTGCTGAGGGTTCGCGATGGCAATGCGGAGGGGAAGAAGCCGCTTTTCGATGACCGCAGGGATCCGCCAGCGCAGCCGGACATCGTCATCTCATCGATCACCACGGGCAAGAAGCTGATCGCCGAGGTGAAGTACAAGGAGAAGCCGAACCGAGACGACTACAACCAGGCCATCACCTACGCGGTCACGTACCGGACCGACCGGGCGATCCTAGTCCACCAGAACAAAGCTGGCGCAGCGACGGGCCTTCGCCACATTGGCACGATGAACGGCATCGTGCTCGACGCCTATGCCTTCGATCTATCCCATGCCGACCTGGAAGCGGAGGAGCAGGCCTTCGCGGATGTGCTACTGGGCGCCGTTGTCTGA